The following coding sequences lie in one Treponema socranskii subsp. buccale genomic window:
- a CDS encoding DUF6364 family protein yields the protein MKNITLSIDETVLQAGREYARNHNISFNSLVRKLVEQTVVTNKDYWLHDTFSLMDTLNATSGNEKWTREELYRV from the coding sequence ATGAAAAATATAACTCTATCAATTGATGAAACTGTTTTACAGGCAGGCCGAGAATACGCCAGGAATCATAATATCTCATTCAATTCTCTTGTAAGAAAACTTGTCGAGCAAACGGTTGTGACCAATAAAGATTACTGGCTTCATGATACTTTTTCACTTATGGACACATTAAATGCAACATCAGGCAATGAGAAATGGACAAGGGAAGAATTATATCGTGTCTAA
- the lon gene encoding endopeptidase La has product MAKKDIDNNDSNVSISQSELDKAFNNKKAASDAPADKKIVKKPSSTKEILPADQALPVKLLLIPLQGRPIFPGIFTPLMISSSDDTKVIEEVCSGDGYIGIVMLKNETENPSVSDLYEVGTIARIIKKINLPDGGLNVFISTLKRFRIRKALHATTPMAAAVDYLDDEEDDTFEVKALTRALLSEMKEVSENNPLFSEEMRLNMVNIDHPGKIADFIASILNIDKADQQKVLETVNVRRRMEQVLIYIKKEQELLRVQKKIQNELNERVEKNQREYFLREELKSIQEELGTDAEGNATDYQKFKKKAEEFHFEGEIKETVDNELEKFNLMDPNSAEYIGTRNFLELVTQLPWNDKPAENYSLDEAKKILERDHFGLDDVKKRIMEFLSVRKLKQDAKGSILLLVGPPGVGKTSIGHSVADAMHKPFYRFSVGGLRDEAEIKGHRRTYIGALPGKIIQGLRTTKTRAPVFMIDEIDKMGQSYQGDPASALLEVLDPEQNVGFRDNYLDLPFDISDIFFILTANTLDSIPEPLLDRAEVIQLPGYIDQEKIEIAKRYLIPKNLNKNGLEKNQVQYTKEALLMIAEEYAREAGVRNYEKSVDKIHRKIVTELMEEAEKKAEAAAAKKKKEKEAELAVKKAQGERILTQAEIDKLVKANRDLTQAEIDSLVESRWKLSQDDIDLLVKKNKNLTQAEIDKLVAAKRESEKVSAADFVDRTKKYTIDVKALDKYLGKPVFDESEIKKADVAGTAIGLAWTSMGGDTLLIESIAYPSAKGGLQLTGQMGDVMKESAQIAINWVKEQVLSKKLKSEEWFEKNIIHLHIPEGAVKKDGPSAGITMATAFMSLLTGKIIKGHLAMTGELSLTGQVLPIGGLREKTVAARRNGIKTILIPKANVRDLSDIPDHVKAGITFIPVTRAEEVMQHAFSGNGKAASFSATPAVKKSAVKKSATKKSIRAERAVKSGTVKTAEKKSPAKKSSRNADGGKSSAAKKDTSRRGKSPAKQSGGKSSASKKGAVKAKKPAVKKDTGKSRKGK; this is encoded by the coding sequence ATGGCAAAGAAAGATATTGACAATAACGATTCAAACGTATCGATTTCACAGTCTGAACTGGATAAGGCTTTTAACAACAAAAAAGCGGCTTCCGACGCGCCGGCGGATAAAAAAATTGTAAAAAAACCGTCGTCGACAAAGGAGATCCTTCCTGCAGATCAGGCGCTTCCGGTAAAGCTTTTGCTCATTCCGCTGCAGGGACGTCCGATTTTTCCGGGCATCTTTACGCCTCTTATGATCAGCTCTTCCGACGATACGAAAGTAATCGAAGAAGTGTGTTCGGGCGACGGCTATATCGGCATCGTCATGCTGAAAAACGAAACGGAAAATCCGTCGGTGTCCGATCTCTACGAAGTCGGTACGATCGCGCGGATTATTAAAAAAATCAATTTACCCGACGGCGGGCTCAACGTATTTATTTCGACGCTCAAGCGCTTCCGCATTCGAAAAGCGCTGCACGCGACGACGCCGATGGCGGCTGCAGTCGATTACCTCGACGACGAAGAGGACGATACGTTTGAAGTGAAAGCGCTCACGCGCGCGCTGTTGAGTGAAATGAAAGAAGTGTCCGAAAACAACCCGCTCTTTTCCGAAGAGATGCGATTGAACATGGTGAACATCGATCATCCCGGAAAAATCGCCGATTTTATTGCGTCCATTCTCAATATCGATAAAGCCGATCAGCAAAAAGTGCTCGAAACGGTAAACGTACGCCGGCGCATGGAGCAAGTGCTCATCTATATTAAAAAAGAGCAGGAGCTTTTACGCGTTCAGAAAAAAATCCAAAACGAACTCAACGAACGTGTCGAAAAAAATCAGCGCGAATATTTTCTCCGCGAAGAGCTGAAGTCGATTCAGGAAGAGCTCGGCACGGACGCCGAAGGCAACGCGACCGATTATCAAAAGTTTAAAAAGAAAGCGGAGGAATTTCATTTTGAAGGCGAGATAAAAGAAACGGTCGACAACGAACTCGAAAAATTCAATCTCATGGATCCGAATTCCGCCGAATACATCGGCACGCGGAATTTCCTCGAACTCGTCACGCAGCTTCCGTGGAACGACAAACCTGCGGAAAATTATAGCCTCGACGAAGCGAAAAAAATTCTTGAGCGCGATCACTTCGGCCTCGACGACGTAAAAAAACGCATCATGGAATTTTTATCGGTGCGTAAACTCAAGCAGGATGCGAAGGGCAGCATACTGCTGCTCGTCGGTCCTCCGGGCGTAGGCAAAACGAGTATCGGGCATTCGGTTGCGGATGCGATGCACAAACCTTTCTATCGATTTTCCGTCGGCGGTCTTCGCGACGAAGCGGAGATCAAAGGGCACCGCAGAACTTATATCGGCGCGCTGCCCGGAAAAATCATCCAAGGTTTGCGCACGACGAAAACGAGAGCTCCCGTCTTTATGATCGACGAAATCGACAAGATGGGGCAAAGCTATCAGGGAGATCCCGCGAGCGCTCTGCTCGAAGTGCTCGATCCCGAACAGAATGTCGGCTTCCGCGACAACTATCTCGATTTGCCGTTCGATATCTCCGACATATTTTTTATCCTCACCGCGAACACGCTCGATTCGATCCCCGAACCGCTGCTCGACCGCGCCGAAGTCATTCAGCTGCCGGGCTATATCGATCAGGAAAAAATTGAAATCGCAAAGCGCTATCTCATTCCGAAAAATCTTAATAAAAACGGACTTGAAAAAAATCAAGTGCAGTATACGAAAGAAGCTCTTTTGATGATCGCCGAAGAGTACGCGCGCGAAGCCGGTGTGCGCAATTACGAAAAGAGCGTCGATAAAATCCACCGTAAGATCGTCACCGAACTCATGGAAGAAGCTGAGAAAAAAGCGGAAGCAGCGGCAGCAAAAAAGAAAAAGGAAAAGGAGGCCGAACTCGCTGTAAAAAAAGCACAGGGCGAGCGTATCCTCACGCAGGCGGAAATCGACAAACTCGTCAAAGCGAACCGCGATTTGACGCAGGCGGAAATCGATTCGCTCGTGGAGTCCCGTTGGAAGCTTTCGCAGGACGACATCGATCTGCTTGTAAAGAAAAATAAAAACCTCACGCAGGCGGAAATCGATAAGCTCGTAGCCGCAAAACGCGAAAGCGAAAAGGTGTCCGCCGCCGATTTCGTCGACAGAACGAAAAAATATACGATCGATGTGAAAGCCCTTGACAAATACCTCGGCAAACCCGTCTTCGACGAAAGCGAAATCAAAAAGGCGGACGTCGCGGGAACGGCGATCGGTTTGGCGTGGACGAGTATGGGAGGGGACACGCTGCTCATCGAAAGCATCGCGTATCCGAGCGCAAAGGGCGGACTGCAGCTTACCGGCCAAATGGGCGACGTGATGAAGGAGAGCGCGCAGATCGCGATCAATTGGGTAAAAGAGCAAGTGCTTTCGAAAAAATTAAAGAGCGAAGAGTGGTTTGAAAAGAATATAATTCACTTGCATATTCCCGAAGGCGCGGTCAAAAAAGACGGACCTTCCGCCGGCATTACGATGGCGACGGCATTTATGTCGCTGCTCACCGGAAAAATTATTAAGGGGCATCTTGCGATGACGGGCGAGCTTTCGCTTACGGGGCAGGTTTTGCCGATCGGAGGTCTCAGGGAAAAGACCGTCGCGGCCAGGCGGAACGGCATCAAAACGATTTTGATTCCGAAAGCGAACGTGCGCGATCTCTCCGATATTCCCGATCACGTAAAGGCGGGTATTACGTTTATACCCGTAACTCGCGCCGAAGAAGTGATGCAGCACGCGTTTTCCGGAAACGGAAAGGCGGCATCGTTTTCCGCGACGCCGGCCGTGAAAAAGAGTGCGGTGAAAAAAAGCGCGACGAAAAAAAGTATTCGGGCGGAACGCGCGGTAAAAAGCGGTACAGTCAAAACGGCCGAAAAAAAATCGCCGGCGAAAAAATCCTCAAGAAACGCTGACGGCGGAAAGTCGTCGGCGGCAAAAAAGGATACAAGCCGGCGCGGGAAATCACCTGCAAAACAAAGCGGCGGGAAATCGTCCGCTTCGAAAAAGGGCGCAGTGAAGGCGAAAAAGCCCGCCGTAAAAAAAGACACGGGAAAATCGCGTAAAGGAAAATAA
- a CDS encoding Mbeg1-like protein: MANIIDYIAWRGDLPFSVVPFNDIDSLILCQISYLDFGGIVSESFKECVTLKDAAERFRNAKDFSARRKVGAMINSLTADLLFAAAFSRRFGDVKVCGYTARFDPKKEEQFSAMTFLTGDKYAFVAFRGTDDTIIGWKEDFNMGVLKTVPAQIDALCYLTEAMTSIRIRFRAGGHSKGGNLSIYAAANVDRKFKKRISCVYNNDGPGFRKETVASSEFRELVPKIRSFYPQLSIVGMLFSHAGSYTVVESEQSGIMQHDPFSWHLTKDGFVSLSGFDPASKWFHDTFNAWFLELPDAERSRFVTTLFKVLEATDAKTNSELEKNWWQNSAKIVGAFAKLDGPSRDNIIKTVQLLFQIGHRHLPQARFLPHDASKKKNR, from the coding sequence ATGGCAAATATCATCGACTATATTGCGTGGCGCGGCGACTTGCCGTTTTCCGTCGTTCCGTTCAACGATATCGATTCGCTCATCCTGTGTCAGATTTCATATCTCGATTTCGGCGGCATCGTAAGTGAAAGTTTTAAAGAATGCGTAACGCTGAAGGATGCAGCCGAGCGGTTTCGAAACGCGAAGGATTTTTCGGCGCGGCGCAAAGTCGGCGCTATGATCAATTCTCTCACGGCGGATCTTTTGTTCGCCGCCGCTTTTTCGCGGCGTTTCGGGGATGTAAAAGTCTGCGGCTATACGGCGCGCTTCGATCCGAAAAAAGAAGAGCAGTTTTCCGCTATGACTTTTTTGACCGGCGATAAGTACGCCTTTGTCGCGTTCCGCGGTACCGACGATACGATAATCGGCTGGAAAGAGGATTTCAATATGGGCGTCCTCAAAACCGTGCCGGCTCAAATCGATGCGCTGTGCTATTTGACCGAAGCGATGACATCGATACGTATTCGTTTCCGTGCAGGCGGGCATTCGAAAGGCGGAAACCTTTCAATCTATGCCGCCGCAAACGTCGATCGTAAATTCAAAAAACGCATTTCCTGCGTATACAATAACGACGGTCCCGGCTTCCGCAAAGAGACCGTCGCCTCGTCCGAATTCCGCGAACTCGTACCGAAAATACGTTCGTTTTATCCGCAGCTTTCCATCGTCGGCATGCTCTTTTCGCACGCAGGCTCGTACACCGTCGTCGAAAGCGAGCAGTCGGGCATTATGCAGCATGATCCGTTTTCGTGGCATTTGACGAAAGACGGTTTCGTTTCGCTTTCGGGATTCGATCCTGCAAGCAAATGGTTTCACGACACGTTCAACGCGTGGTTCCTCGAATTGCCCGATGCCGAGCGTTCGCGTTTTGTCACTACGCTTTTTAAAGTGCTTGAGGCGACCGACGCAAAGACGAATTCGGAACTCGAAAAAAACTGGTGGCAGAATTCCGCAAAGATCGTCGGCGCGTTTGCAAAGCTCGACGGTCCGTCGCGCGACAATATCATCAAAACGGTGCAGCTGCTGTTTCAAATCGGACACAGACATTTGCCGCAGGCACGATTTTTGCCGCACGATGCTTCGAAGAAAAAAAATCGATAA
- a CDS encoding Bax inhibitor-1/YccA family protein: protein MEQYDSIGTRAVENEKRKFLTRTYGWMALALVISAASAYITAGNTALLKLLFGGSGIGFWVVAIGEIALVWWLSASIRKISPAAASVAFIVYSALNGLTLSSIFLVYTGTAITYTFLAAAGMFGGMCLYGAVTKQNLNSFGRYLIMALWGIIIASLINLFLRSSGFSWLISLIIVVVFVGLTAYDSQKILRAAEYSDGSDTFKKASIIGALELYLDFINIFLALLRLFGRRR from the coding sequence ATGGAACAATACGATTCGATCGGCACACGTGCGGTAGAAAACGAAAAACGCAAATTTCTTACACGCACGTACGGATGGATGGCGCTCGCGCTCGTCATCAGCGCGGCAAGCGCATATATTACGGCGGGAAACACAGCGCTGCTGAAGCTCCTGTTCGGAGGAAGCGGCATCGGCTTTTGGGTCGTCGCGATCGGAGAAATAGCGCTCGTGTGGTGGCTTTCGGCGTCCATCCGAAAAATCTCTCCCGCTGCGGCATCGGTCGCGTTTATCGTTTATTCGGCGCTGAACGGTTTGACCCTTTCATCTATCTTTCTCGTCTACACGGGCACGGCGATAACCTATACCTTTCTCGCAGCCGCGGGAATGTTCGGCGGTATGTGTCTCTACGGTGCGGTGACGAAGCAAAACCTCAATTCTTTCGGCCGCTATCTGATAATGGCGCTGTGGGGTATCATCATCGCTTCGCTCATCAATTTATTTTTGCGCTCGTCGGGCTTTTCGTGGCTCATTTCGCTCATCATCGTCGTCGTGTTCGTCGGGCTCACCGCATACGATTCGCAAAAGATTTTAAGGGCGGCGGAGTATTCTGACGGATCGGATACGTTCAAAAAAGCGTCGATCATCGGCGCGCTCGAACTCTATCTCGATTTTATCAATATCTTCCTCGCCCTCCTGCGCCTCTTCGGACGCAGACGGTAA
- a CDS encoding solute carrier family 23 protein has product MNSSKILGPHDKPPLAQWIPLSFQHVFAMFGATILVPLLTGLSPSTALFTAGTGTLIYILITGAKVPAFLGSSFAFIPALIGIGEQYGAAYAMGGAICAGIFYCVVALIIKFTGKGWIDKALPPVVIGSVIVVIGMNLAPTAIKEAMYVGSSGAMQDYSLVYLSIAVVTLGIAIVATIFLKGFFNTISILIGLVGGYLFALVMGAVFPAYRVIDFSVVREAKWFALPFLQTDAAGKYFWLAPKFNFVASLTFVIVSLATICEHLGDTLTTSRVVGKDFLKDPGLHRTLVGDGLATAWAAVWGGPPNTTYGENIGVMAITKVYSVWVIGGAAVIAFVLSFCQKFGAVIQTIPGPVLGGVSMLLYGLIASSGLRTLVEEGVDYKDKRNLTISSVVMVIGIGGGILQFTVGSDFVFSLGGVALSTVVGIILNLIIPKTVE; this is encoded by the coding sequence ATGAATTCATCGAAAATTTTAGGACCTCACGACAAACCGCCGCTCGCGCAGTGGATCCCGTTGAGTTTTCAGCACGTATTCGCCATGTTCGGGGCGACGATCCTCGTGCCGCTTTTGACGGGTTTGAGTCCGTCGACGGCACTTTTTACCGCGGGCACCGGAACGCTTATCTATATCCTTATTACGGGAGCGAAAGTGCCGGCATTTTTGGGATCGTCGTTCGCGTTTATTCCGGCGCTCATCGGTATCGGCGAGCAGTACGGCGCGGCCTATGCGATGGGAGGCGCGATCTGCGCGGGAATCTTTTACTGCGTCGTCGCATTGATTATTAAATTTACGGGCAAAGGCTGGATCGATAAAGCGCTTCCTCCGGTCGTTATCGGCTCGGTTATCGTCGTCATCGGTATGAATCTTGCACCGACGGCGATCAAAGAAGCGATGTACGTCGGATCGAGCGGTGCGATGCAGGATTATTCGCTTGTGTATCTGAGCATCGCCGTCGTAACGCTCGGCATCGCGATCGTCGCGACGATTTTTTTGAAAGGTTTTTTCAACACGATTTCGATATTGATAGGTCTTGTCGGCGGCTATCTCTTTGCTCTCGTTATGGGAGCCGTTTTCCCCGCATACCGCGTTATCGATTTTTCCGTCGTGCGCGAAGCGAAATGGTTTGCCCTTCCGTTTTTACAAACCGACGCGGCGGGAAAGTATTTTTGGCTCGCGCCTAAGTTCAATTTCGTCGCATCTCTCACCTTTGTGATCGTCTCGCTTGCTACGATCTGTGAACACTTGGGCGACACGCTGACGACTTCGCGCGTCGTCGGAAAAGATTTTTTGAAAGATCCCGGTTTGCACCGCACGCTCGTCGGCGACGGTCTTGCGACCGCGTGGGCTGCCGTGTGGGGCGGGCCGCCGAACACGACGTACGGAGAAAACATCGGCGTTATGGCGATTACGAAAGTGTACAGCGTGTGGGTTATCGGAGGAGCTGCGGTCATCGCCTTTGTGCTGTCTTTTTGTCAAAAATTCGGCGCCGTCATCCAAACGATTCCCGGTCCCGTACTCGGCGGCGTTTCGATGCTTTTGTACGGACTTATCGCATCCAGCGGTTTGCGTACGCTCGTCGAAGAAGGCGTCGATTACAAAGATAAACGTAATCTGACCATTTCATCGGTCGTCATGGTTATCGGTATCGGCGGCGGCATTTTGCAGTTTACCGTCGGAAGCGATTTCGTGTTCAGTTTGGGCGGAGTCGCGCTCTCGACCGTTGTCGGTATCATCTTGAATTTAATAATTCCGAAAACGGTGGAATAA
- a CDS encoding DUF4230 domain-containing protein, producing the protein MEKKNLSVETKKTKAGETGKKIIKAAQLPLRYLLLKIVLAALLLCALGAGVYFGRKKITEIKLAKKYMRIERQLVLCRELVTVKLRYSEIVSIKKSGALGVAKSYSIVKYSGIARAGIADVSKIASTVSKDGKSVSLTLPKSELLGNEIASQEIFDEKRSIFVPITMKEIFDGIEESRAAAAERLVAEGLLDDADAQAQAVLRASMIALGFENVAIR; encoded by the coding sequence ATGGAAAAAAAGAACTTATCGGTAGAAACGAAAAAGACGAAGGCGGGCGAAACGGGCAAAAAAATTATTAAAGCGGCTCAGCTTCCCCTACGGTACCTTTTGTTGAAAATCGTCCTTGCCGCGCTTCTTTTGTGCGCACTCGGAGCGGGCGTGTATTTCGGCAGGAAAAAAATCACTGAAATAAAACTTGCAAAAAAATATATGAGGATCGAACGGCAGCTCGTGCTGTGCCGCGAACTCGTTACGGTAAAACTGCGATACAGCGAAATCGTGAGCATAAAAAAAAGCGGTGCGCTCGGCGTCGCAAAAAGTTACAGCATCGTCAAATATTCAGGTATAGCGCGGGCGGGTATTGCCGACGTTTCAAAGATCGCTTCGACCGTTTCGAAAGACGGAAAATCCGTTTCGCTTACGCTTCCGAAATCCGAACTCCTCGGAAACGAAATCGCGTCGCAGGAAATCTTCGATGAAAAGCGCAGCATCTTCGTGCCCATCACGATGAAAGAAATCTTCGACGGGATCGAAGAGAGCAGAGCTGCCGCCGCGGAACGTCTTGTCGCCGAAGGTCTTTTGGATGACGCGGATGCGCAGGCACAGGCCGTCCTTCGCGCGTCGATGATCGCGCTCGGCTTTGAAAACGTTGCGATACGCTGA
- the hisG gene encoding ATP phosphoribosyltransferase, which translates to MEKLKLLLPKGRIYENVVGLLNGAGIKVDLPERAYRPIVNQSDLEAKVMKPQNIGKLLELGSHDAGFTGRDWIEETKADVEEIMDLGFDKVRIVAAVPNALDDHTLQTKKVVVATEYEQIARKWLESKKIDSIIVRTYGATEVFPPDDADMIIDNTATGRTLQENGLRIVDTILKSSTCFFASKAALADPQKKQKIAELKMLFEAVLNARNKVMLEMNCPKDIFDTLIKEIPAMKSPTVSPLYGDDGYAVKIAVDKSEVPLLLPKLKKLGAADILEYELRKVLA; encoded by the coding sequence ATGGAAAAATTAAAACTGCTCCTTCCCAAAGGAAGAATTTACGAAAACGTTGTCGGCCTCTTAAACGGCGCGGGTATCAAAGTAGATTTGCCCGAACGCGCGTACCGCCCCATCGTCAATCAAAGCGATTTGGAAGCGAAAGTGATGAAACCGCAAAATATCGGCAAACTGCTCGAGCTGGGTTCTCACGATGCGGGCTTTACCGGCCGCGACTGGATCGAAGAGACGAAAGCCGATGTCGAAGAAATAATGGATTTGGGTTTCGACAAAGTGCGCATCGTCGCGGCAGTGCCGAATGCGCTCGACGATCACACGCTTCAAACGAAGAAAGTCGTCGTCGCAACCGAATACGAACAGATTGCGCGCAAGTGGCTCGAAAGCAAAAAAATCGACAGTATCATCGTGCGGACGTACGGTGCGACCGAAGTGTTCCCGCCCGACGACGCCGATATGATCATCGACAATACGGCGACGGGGCGCACGCTGCAGGAAAACGGACTCCGTATCGTCGATACGATTTTGAAAAGTTCGACGTGTTTTTTCGCATCGAAGGCGGCGCTCGCCGATCCGCAAAAAAAACAAAAGATCGCCGAACTGAAAATGCTTTTCGAAGCGGTGCTCAATGCGCGCAATAAGGTGATGCTCGAAATGAACTGTCCGAAAGACATCTTCGACACGCTTATCAAAGAGATCCCCGCGATGAAAAGCCCGACCGTTTCTCCGCTGTACGGAGACGACGGCTATGCGGTCAAAATTGCAGTCGATAAATCCGAAGTACCGCTCCTTTTGCCGAAGCTGAAAAAACTCGGAGCGGCCGATATCCTCGAATACGAACTTCGGAAAGTGCTGGCATAA
- a CDS encoding imidazoleglycerol-phosphate dehydratase, with the protein MAGRIASIERNTDETRISLTLGLDGSGKYTVENPIGFFDHMLRSFCKHGLFDLSGTLSGDLNVDQHHLIEDTGIVLGSCFAKALGDCAGISRSGFFIYPMDETLSRAAVDFGGRSYLVFDGKISGIPLVSLGDDEKEASFQTDCVEDFWQGFVGGAKCNLHLDTLRGRSDHHKIEAMFKAASRAIRNAVELDVRRCGEIPSTKGVIV; encoded by the coding sequence ATGGCGGGACGAATCGCATCGATAGAACGGAACACGGACGAAACGCGGATATCGCTTACCCTCGGCCTCGACGGAAGCGGAAAATATACGGTAGAAAATCCGATAGGATTTTTCGATCATATGTTGCGCTCTTTTTGCAAACACGGTCTCTTCGATTTGAGCGGCACGCTTTCAGGCGATTTGAACGTTGACCAGCATCACCTCATCGAAGATACGGGTATCGTACTCGGAAGCTGCTTTGCGAAAGCGCTCGGCGATTGTGCGGGTATTTCCCGTTCGGGATTTTTTATCTACCCGATGGACGAAACGCTTTCGCGTGCCGCAGTCGATTTCGGCGGACGTTCCTACCTCGTCTTCGACGGAAAAATTTCGGGCATCCCCCTCGTGTCGCTCGGCGACGACGAAAAAGAAGCGAGCTTTCAAACCGACTGCGTTGAAGATTTTTGGCAAGGCTTTGTCGGAGGCGCCAAATGCAATCTGCATTTGGACACGCTCCGCGGCAGAAGCGATCACCACAAAATCGAAGCGATGTTTAAAGCCGCTTCCCGCGCCATACGGAACGCCGTCGAACTCGACGTTCGAAGGTGCGGGGAAATTCCTTCGACGAAAGGCGTCATCGTCTGA
- a CDS encoding peptidase E: protein MKKLFLSSSFVDVADLLPLFEKELTGKTVSFIPTASTVEKVTFYVKAGKEALERLGMIVDVLDISSENPDEIRRRIAANDCIYVSGGNTFFLLQELKRTGADAAIVRAVQDGKLYIGESAGSIVAAKNIEYVKAMDSSAKAPELTNFDALGLTDFYTVPHVRNFPFKKAAKKIIDEYSASLDLLAIANDEAIVVEDDAVRIEHRART, encoded by the coding sequence ATGAAAAAATTGTTTTTATCTTCATCTTTTGTCGACGTTGCAGACCTGCTGCCGCTTTTTGAAAAAGAACTTACGGGAAAAACGGTATCGTTTATACCGACCGCGAGTACCGTAGAAAAAGTTACGTTTTATGTAAAAGCGGGAAAAGAAGCGCTTGAACGCTTGGGTATGATCGTCGATGTCTTGGACATATCGTCGGAAAATCCCGATGAGATCCGCCGCAGGATCGCTGCAAACGATTGCATTTACGTTTCCGGCGGCAATACGTTTTTTTTATTGCAGGAATTGAAACGGACGGGAGCCGACGCCGCCATCGTTCGCGCGGTACAAGACGGAAAGCTTTACATCGGAGAATCGGCAGGATCGATCGTCGCGGCGAAAAACATCGAATATGTAAAAGCGATGGACTCAAGCGCCAAAGCGCCCGAATTGACGAATTTCGATGCGCTGGGTTTGACGGATTTTTATACGGTACCGCACGTCCGGAATTTTCCATTTAAAAAAGCGGCGAAAAAAATAATCGACGAATATTCGGCTTCGCTCGATTTGCTTGCGATCGCCAACGATGAAGCGATAGTGGTCGAAGACGATGCAGTACGCATCGAACACAGGGCGCGAACGTGA
- a CDS encoding helix-turn-helix transcriptional regulator gives MNKSERLHNMMLFLNDKNSFHLADIMRRYGISKSTALRDTASLEHIGMPIYAEHGRNGAYRILQNKLLSPILFTLDEVFALYFSMCTLQAYETTPFHLSVDKLKEKFEKCLAPEKIRMLRRMEKVFTFGAVRHNHRCRFLREVLRSAVEGRVCSVSYAKDGIKTAYVVQFFDISASYGQWYATGYDFETKKPRVFRCDKIMSLVPNGRRKAKPLSQFIKNADALYKTQGAVEFEVAVSENGADLFYKEHYPSMKLYAEHGAYIVKGFYNKGEEAFIAQYFIGYGENVLSVKPAALKKLIAARLKSLSRRYT, from the coding sequence ATGAACAAATCGGAACGCCTGCACAATATGATGCTCTTTTTAAATGATAAAAATTCGTTTCACCTCGCCGACATAATGCGTCGCTACGGCATATCGAAAAGTACGGCGCTCCGCGACACAGCTTCTCTCGAACACATCGGCATGCCGATATATGCCGAACACGGCAGAAACGGTGCTTACCGCATACTGCAAAACAAGCTCTTGTCTCCGATCCTTTTTACGCTCGACGAAGTGTTCGCCCTTTATTTTTCCATGTGCACGCTTCAAGCATACGAAACGACGCCCTTTCATCTGAGCGTCGATAAGCTGAAAGAAAAATTCGAAAAATGCCTTGCACCCGAAAAGATACGGATGTTGCGCCGCATGGAAAAAGTTTTTACATTCGGCGCTGTGCGCCACAATCATCGCTGCCGCTTTTTACGCGAGGTTTTACGATCCGCCGTCGAAGGGCGGGTATGTTCCGTCAGCTACGCGAAAGACGGCATAAAAACCGCATACGTCGTTCAATTTTTCGACATATCGGCTTCGTACGGTCAGTGGTATGCGACCGGTTACGATTTCGAAACGAAAAAGCCTCGTGTGTTCCGCTGCGATAAAATTATGTCGCTCGTACCGAACGGTCGACGAAAAGCGAAGCCTCTTTCACAATTTATAAAAAACGCCGATGCGCTGTACAAAACTCAAGGTGCCGTCGAATTCGAAGTTGCCGTATCGGAAAATGGAGCCGATCTCTTTTATAAAGAACACTATCCGTCGATGAAGCTGTATGCGGAACACGGCGCCTATATCGTCAAAGGATTTTATAACAAGGGCGAAGAAGCGTTTATCGCGCAGTATTTTATCGGTTACGGGGAAAACGTTTTGTCGGTAAAACCGGCTGCATTAAAAAAACTCATCGCCGCGCGGCTGAAAAGCCTCTCACGTCGGTATACATAA